The genomic region TCCTAGGAGCACTTATCCTAGACCATATGACTGGGTTGAACCCGGGCATAAAAGGAAATGGGAATTTATGAAAGATATATCTAAAAAGGCCGCATTTCCTGCATTTCCTAGTAAATTACTTCGCAATTGGATGGGAAGCTATTTCAGGGAGTATTTGGAAAAAGGTATTATAATTCCGCATCAAATTGATAATTCTCTTATTGATAGTAAATCACCAAATGTAAAAGGATGGGATCCATTAAATTTTAATATTTTACACGCTGGTAATTTATTAGGAGCGAGAGATCCATCAAAATTGCTAAATGCATTTTACCAGTATTTACAAAAACATCCCGAAAGTACCTCTGAATGTTGCTTGTATTTTGTAGGAGGAATTAATAAATATAGAACTTTGTTTGAAAAATTTAGATCCAAAACTAAAAAGATTAAATTTATTGATGAAGCTTTACCTTTTTATACTGTTTATAAAATGCAACAACAAGCATCAGTAAATGTAATTCTAGAGGCAAAGTCAGAGGTTAGTCCATTTCTTCCTGGTAAGTTCCCTCATTGCGTAGCTGCCGATAAGCCTATATTTTCTTTAAGTCCATACTATAGTGAAGTTAAAAGGCTGCTTGGCAAAGAATATCCATATTGGACAGAAATAGATAACGAAAAAGAAATATTTAGTTTTATTCAAAAATGCCATAGCGACTGGAAAAAAGGAAATAATCAATTAAATAGACCAGATTTAAAAGAGTATTTATCTGAATTTTATTTGAAAGAAATCTTAGATAAATTAATGCTATCCTTATGAATCAACCGCTCGTTTCAATAATCATTCCGACTTTCAATCGTGGAGATTACCTAGTAGAAACAATAACTTCAATAATAAATCAGAGCTACAGGTGTTGGGAATGTATAATAGTTGATGATCACAGTACCGATAATACTTCTAATATTGTAAAAGAGTATTCAAAAAAAGACTTGCGTATAAAGTATGTTATGAGGCCTTCTGAACGTAAAGGTGGCGGGAATGCTGCCAGAAATTATGGTTTTGAAATTAGTAAAGGAAAATACATATGCTGGTTTGATAGTGATGATATCATGTATAAAGAAAATATAAGATACAAGGTAGAATTACTTGAGAACTATCCCAATTTTGATTATTGTATCAGTAAAGTAAAATATTTTGATCACATTTTTTGTTACGAGAATCTCTATAGCGAAAATAACGAATTTAATATTGGAACCAATCTTTATAGAAATTACATAACAGGGAAAATCTCAATTCTGAATGTAAATCCACTCTGGAGAAGAAAAATTCTTTTAGGAAAAATACTTTATGATGAAAATATTAGGCAATTGCAAGATTTAGATTTTTTCTCAAGAATTATTTATACAAACCGAAAAATAGGAGCTATTGATAAGGATCTAATATTTATTAGAAGAAAAAATAATTCTATTACTACAGCCAATAGTAAACAAACTATTGATGTTCCTTCCTTTTTATTGGTTAAAAATCGAATTATTAATAGAACCCCAGAAGATAAAGAAATCATTTTATTTTCTTTAAAAACTGTTTTATGGTGTATGCGTTTGAAAATGAGTGAGCGTGACTATAAAAATTCCAGAAAATGCCTTAAATTATGCTTAGAAAATCGAAATAAATTAAGTTTATTTATGAAAGTTAAAATATATCGAATTTCAGTTTTTTATTATTTTTTTGAGTTCTTAAAGATAGGGGATACAATGTTTAAAACTTTCCTAAAATTTTAATCAATGTTGAGTATAGTTCTTACCTACAGGAATCGAAATCTTACGATAGTTAAAAAATGTTTAGACTCTCTAAAGAACCAAACTAATTCTAAATTTTCCCTATATCTTATCAATTACGGGAGTTCTGAAAAATATACATTAGAGTTAGAAATACTGATTAAATCTTATTCTTTTGTGAAGTATATATCTGTTAGCACTCATTTACAATTATGGAACAAAAGTAGGGCTATTAATATAGCGCTGAAAAAATGCGATACCCCCTATTTTTTAATGGGAGATATTGATCTAATATATCATCCGGAAATGGTAGAAAAATGTATTAGATTAATAAAAAAATATGACAGTGTCTATTTCAAATACGCTTATTTAAATCAAAGGGAATCTTCTAAATCTGGTTCTTTCTTTGATTTTCAGCCTTCATTTTATGGAAATTCAGAAGTTACTGGAACTACTTTATATCAAACCGAAATATTAAAAGAAATCAACGGCTATGATGAGTTCTACCATGGCTGGGGGGCGGAAGATACTGACGTACATTTGCGTCTAAAAAATGCAGGGTATTCAGTATACTTTTATAAAGCGGAAATTTTGGTTAAGCATCAATGGCATCCCAAGGATTATCGAAGCAAAAAGAGCACATATCCTTTTCATACTATGCTAGAGCGTACTAACCATCAATATATGTTGCAAAATGATCGAATGAAAACGGTAAAAGCAAATCTTAATTTTAATTGGGGTAAAATGCCTTCAGAAAAGAACATTCTAGCATTAAAAGAGTCGTTTGAGAAACTCGAAATAAGCTCCGAAATAAGTCAAATAGATGCTTTTTTAACTGGTGTTTTACCTCAATTAAAGTATGGACTAGAAATTAATATTGTTGAAAATAAACAGTCCTCGAGTATTAAAAATAGGTTTAAAAAAATTTTAGGAAAAAAACATATTGAAACGTATGACATGGCATATATTAATAATAGAGTTCTGGAGGAAATTATAAAATGTCATCGTCTTGCTTCTTATACATATGATATTGATTGGAACAGAAGGGTAATACATCTAAAAATAATTCCAGATGCCTAGAAAAAGAATTTTAATGGTTGCAATGCCAAGTCTACATTTTTATAGATGGGTCCAGCAATTAGAAAATAGCAATTTTGAAGTTTCTTGGTTCGATATTACTGGTTCCGGGGGGAGTATAGAACGTATTGATTGGGTGCATCAAATTACGGAGTGGAAATTACGATGGGATTTCCCAGGAAGAATTTTCATAAAATCGAAATTTTCGAGATTATACAATATTATTGGAAGATTGAATGAGCGCTCTGTTACTTCTGAATTTGAAAAAGTTCTTAAAACTTTTAAGCCAGATATAGTGCATTCTTTTGCACTATATGTCTCTTGCTCTCCCATCTTATCAGTTATGAGGAGACATAACGGATTAAAATGGGTCTATAGTTCGTGGGGAAGCGATCTGTATTATTACCAAAACGTTCCTGAATATTTAAAAGATATTCAGTTAGTATTATCCCGGATAGATTATTTATTTACTGATTGTAAACGTGATTTAAAAATAGCGAAATCGCATGGATTTAAAGGAGAATTTCTCGGGGTTTTTCCAGGCGGTGGTGGCTTTAAATTGGAAGAATTAACTAAATATAAAGAGAAACAAGAAAATAGAGATAGTATTTTGATTAAAGGATACCAAGGACGATCAGGTCGAGCCATACCTGTATTACAGGCAATTTTGGAATTACAAGAAGAACTTAAAGAATTCAAAATTATAGTGTTTGGAGCAGATCCCGAAGTTGTAGAATATTCTAAAAAATCAAATTTAATGAGTTGGGGTAATTATGAGATTTCCGAAAAGATATCTCATATAGATGTATTAAAATTGATGGGAAAATCAAAAATCTATATAGGCAATAGTAATTCTGATGGAATGCCAAATACCTTGTTAGAAGCAATTTGTATGGATGTTTATCCAATCCAATCTAATCCTGGTGGAGTTTCGGAAGAAATTATCAAAAATTATCATAATGGTCTCTTAATCAAAAATTGTGATGATTCTAATGATATCAAATTACTTATAAAGATTGGTTTGAAGAGCTCTATGTTTAGGAGTAATAAACATATAAAAGAGAATCTTTCGTACGATACTGTGAGAAAGCTCTGTTTGGAAAAATATTTAAAGATTTACAATGATTAAAGTTTTTAAAGCTTCTAAAATGAGTTATACTCCTTTTGATAACTTTGAAAAAGGAGATATTGATTTTCTATGTAAGAATGGGATAATTTTTACTGATTCTGTTCGAAATGCAGATATTATTGTAAGTGATCATATTAAGTATTTAAAGAAGTATTATTATAGATACTTGGCAGGAAGAAAGTTATTATTATGGACTAATGAGCCGAGATTTGATCTTTCGTTCGAAGATATTACTAATCATTACGGATTAATTAAAATTCATCATATGAATATTTATACAAAAAATGTTTATATCAATAATTTGTCATTTCATGCGAAATTGATGAAAGAGCATCTGCACTATCTCCATGATGATTTTAAATTTAATAGTCGTAAAACAGTTGCTTTAATGTCATATTACAAAGGTTTGCATGCGACACCAATATTCTGCAACGGAGAAAACATTGATTTAATTGCAGTACGTTCTAAGATTGCGCTAGTAGGAAGTGAATTAGGTCATTTAGATGTTTTTGGTAAGGGATGGCCTAATAATATTGCTATCGAAGATTCTAGAATTGGTAATTGGACAAGAAGGAAAAAAGAAATATTAAAATACTATCATTTCAATTTATGTTTTGAAAATACTTCATGTTTTAATTACATGACAGAAAAAATATGGGATAGTATAGAAAATTATTGTTTACCGATTTATTATTCTAAAAACACTAATGCTTACGAAATATTTCCTAAAAATAGTTTTATTGACTACGCTGATTTTCAAAACCCCGATGAACTTTTTCAGTTTATAAAATCGATTTCAAAAGAAGAGTATATTTTGAGGATAAACAGGTGTATTAAAGTTTATAATGATATATACTTGAAGGGAAAAGAATATCCAATAGAACTTAGAAAACAAGTTCTTAGTGCAATTATAGAAAAAATGAATAAAATTGTAAAGTCTTAAAAAATGGCAAAAATTCGGCTTTTCTGGTGGAATGAAATAATCATTCAAAATAAAACTAAAGAAAATTATGGAGATCTCTTAGGTAAGTATCTCGTTGAAAAAATTTCAGGAAAACAAGTTGAATTCGCATGGCCTAAAAAATGGAATTATAAAGATTGGTACTCTCCTATATACTTTACAATTGGTAGCATTCTTGCCAATGTAAACGAAAAGTGTATTGTTTGGGGAAGTGGCATAATAAGTAAGGATTATAAGGTCAAGGATGCTAAGTTTTTAGCGGTTAGAGGTCCTGAGACATTTAAATTTTTAAGAGAAGCTGGCTATCAAGTACCAGAAATCTTCGGTGATCCTGCCTTATTACTTCCAGATTATTTTAATCCGAAAGTCGAAAAAAAGTATAGATTTGGAATAATTCCCCACTATAACGATTATAAACAGGTAGAAAATTGGTTCAATGATCTAGAAGATGTTGTGGTTATCAATTTAATGACCAATGATGTGGAAAGAACAACAATAGAAATTCTGGAGTGTGAAAATATCATTTCGTCATCTCTACATGGTATCATTGTATCACATGCTTATAATATTCCTGCGGTTTGGCAGAAATTTTCGGAGAATGTATTTGGGGATGATATTAAGTACTTAGATTACATGGAATCGGTAAATATTTCATTTTATAAAAGCATTGCCAAAACTGAACCCTTTACATATGAAGAAATTGAAAATATTTTTAAAATATATCCGGTTCTACCAGAATCTAGAATAATTAAGGATTTAAAAAATGACCTAATGTCTGTTTGTCCTTTTTAATGCTAATAAAGAAATAAAGTTTACCAGTTAACTCTCCAATCTATATGATTTTTATGATTTTTGCAGGATTACCAGATACTATATTTTTATTAGATTCGACGGAGTTTAAAACTACGCTACCTAGTCCTATGAGATTGAGATCATTTATACGAACGCTTGGACCTATTGAGCAGTTAGAAGCTATACAAACGTTATTTCCCACATTAATAGATAAATTTTTTTTCAATTTTGTTTTGGTAGATCCATGTGTCCAAAATTGACTATTTCTACCAGCGATCCAAGTATTATCACCTATGGTAATATTACTATAAACATCGAAATAATGATAATTCATTATCCGGGAATTTCTGCCAATGAAGTACCCCCATTTGTTAGGACAGCTTAGCTGCTAAATTAAGTTCTATTTTTCATTTATCAAGCAGCCTTTCTTTCTTGTTTTAAATATCGGTTATAAGGTATTTCATTTTCTATTCCTTGATGTCTTCTTTGATGGTTGTAAAAATCAAAATAGTTACTCAGTTGCCGATATAGACCTACTCCTGATTCCGGTGGATTAAGGTAAATGTTTTCATATTTCACACTTCTCCATAGCCGCTCTATAAAAACGTTATCTATTGCTCTTCCTTTACCGTCCATACTGAGTCTGATATTCTCTGAGAGTACGCTATGAGTAAAAATCTCTGAGGTAAACTGACTGCCCTGATCGGTATTAAGAATTTCCGGCTTCCCGTGGAGACGGATAGCTTCTTCGACAGTTTCTTTACACCAATGGGCATCCATTGAATTTGATATCGACCAGTTCAACACAAAACGATTATGGAGGTCAATGATGGCTACCAGATACATAAAGCCTTTTCGCATGGGAATGTAAGTGATATCGATGGCCCAAACCTGATTGGGACGATCTACTGTGAGATTCCGTAATAAGTAAGGATACACTTTATGTTCTTTATTTCGCCTGGAGGTATGTTTCCCTGGCATGATGGCTCTAAGTCCCATTATCCTCGAATAAAGTCGTTCTATGCGCTTTTTATTAATCTTATATCCTTTGGAGGGTAAGCCAGGTATGCATTCGTCTGGCTCCTTTAAACGGGTGATGGGTATAATGTTCATCCATTAAACGCATAAGTTCCAGATTAAGTTTACTTTCTCCCCGGGTTTTGTAATAAAGACCACTGCGGTGGATTTGCAATAGTTTACATTGCCGCTGGAGGCTAAGTTTTGAATGACCCTTGCTTATCATTGCTCTACGCTCCCCTAAAGGTTTTATCGCAAGGCGTTTTTTAAACCTGCCTGACGGCAGGCAGGAAATCATTCTCCACTTTAAGCTCTCCAATTACTTTAAGAAGCTGGTCTTTCTTTTCTTCTTCCTCTGATTTTTTTGATTTTTCACCTTTGGAAAAAACTGTATCAGCCTCCTTTAGGAAATCTCGCTTCCAGGTATTAATCTGCTGAGGGGTGATTTCGAATTTTTGTGCTAGTTCCTTGACTGTTTGTTGCTCTTTCAAGGCTTCAAGGACTACTTTCGTTTTAAACTTTGAGGTAAACCTGCCTGCCGGCTGGCAGGTTTACTTCTTGTCATAATACAGTAAAATTAAGGTTATTTTTGAACTTAACTTACTGTCCTAATTTTGGGGGATAATCAGTATATTCGAATTTTATTGGAACAACAAAAAAGAATTATTTTGAATAAAAACTTTTTTAAATTTTTATTCTTTATTTGTTTTGTCATTTATTTTTCTTTCATAAAAAATGATACTTTCTTTTACAATAACTTTATAAGAAAAATGATAAGTTAAATGTGTTCTGGCTTGCTTGCCTAAGTTTTTGCCCAACTCCGGATTATCCATAAT from Zunongwangia profunda SM-A87 harbors:
- a CDS encoding glycosyltransferase family protein produces the protein MNKRILVVVENIDVNKSSGAKANVALIKNLVLCGYKVLVLHYTLKQIEIEGVECVAIKEIRSSRNFIASRFERLLRYKFKIDIHEYLEKIWGFSFTLFNDRNSIIEAIKKIDFAPDLVFTLSQGGSFRPHHALLKLSEFHNKWVAYIHDPYPRSTYPRPYDWVEPGHKRKWEFMKDISKKAAFPAFPSKLLRNWMGSYFREYLEKGIIIPHQIDNSLIDSKSPNVKGWDPLNFNILHAGNLLGARDPSKLLNAFYQYLQKHPESTSECCLYFVGGINKYRTLFEKFRSKTKKIKFIDEALPFYTVYKMQQQASVNVILEAKSEVSPFLPGKFPHCVAADKPIFSLSPYYSEVKRLLGKEYPYWTEIDNEKEIFSFIQKCHSDWKKGNNQLNRPDLKEYLSEFYLKEILDKLMLSL
- a CDS encoding glycosyltransferase family 2 protein, with protein sequence MNQPLVSIIIPTFNRGDYLVETITSIINQSYRCWECIIVDDHSTDNTSNIVKEYSKKDLRIKYVMRPSERKGGGNAARNYGFEISKGKYICWFDSDDIMYKENIRYKVELLENYPNFDYCISKVKYFDHIFCYENLYSENNEFNIGTNLYRNYITGKISILNVNPLWRRKILLGKILYDENIRQLQDLDFFSRIIYTNRKIGAIDKDLIFIRRKNNSITTANSKQTIDVPSFLLVKNRIINRTPEDKEIILFSLKTVLWCMRLKMSERDYKNSRKCLKLCLENRNKLSLFMKVKIYRISVFYYFFEFLKIGDTMFKTFLKF
- a CDS encoding glycosyltransferase family 2 protein; this encodes MLSIVLTYRNRNLTIVKKCLDSLKNQTNSKFSLYLINYGSSEKYTLELEILIKSYSFVKYISVSTHLQLWNKSRAINIALKKCDTPYFLMGDIDLIYHPEMVEKCIRLIKKYDSVYFKYAYLNQRESSKSGSFFDFQPSFYGNSEVTGTTLYQTEILKEINGYDEFYHGWGAEDTDVHLRLKNAGYSVYFYKAEILVKHQWHPKDYRSKKSTYPFHTMLERTNHQYMLQNDRMKTVKANLNFNWGKMPSEKNILALKESFEKLEISSEISQIDAFLTGVLPQLKYGLEINIVENKQSSSIKNRFKKILGKKHIETYDMAYINNRVLEEIIKCHRLASYTYDIDWNRRVIHLKIIPDA
- a CDS encoding glycosyltransferase, whose amino-acid sequence is MPRKRILMVAMPSLHFYRWVQQLENSNFEVSWFDITGSGGSIERIDWVHQITEWKLRWDFPGRIFIKSKFSRLYNIIGRLNERSVTSEFEKVLKTFKPDIVHSFALYVSCSPILSVMRRHNGLKWVYSSWGSDLYYYQNVPEYLKDIQLVLSRIDYLFTDCKRDLKIAKSHGFKGEFLGVFPGGGGFKLEELTKYKEKQENRDSILIKGYQGRSGRAIPVLQAILELQEELKEFKIIVFGADPEVVEYSKKSNLMSWGNYEISEKISHIDVLKLMGKSKIYIGNSNSDGMPNTLLEAICMDVYPIQSNPGGVSEEIIKNYHNGLLIKNCDDSNDIKLLIKIGLKSSMFRSNKHIKENLSYDTVRKLCLEKYLKIYND
- a CDS encoding glycosyltransferase family 10 domain-containing protein; its protein translation is MIKVFKASKMSYTPFDNFEKGDIDFLCKNGIIFTDSVRNADIIVSDHIKYLKKYYYRYLAGRKLLLWTNEPRFDLSFEDITNHYGLIKIHHMNIYTKNVYINNLSFHAKLMKEHLHYLHDDFKFNSRKTVALMSYYKGLHATPIFCNGENIDLIAVRSKIALVGSELGHLDVFGKGWPNNIAIEDSRIGNWTRRKKEILKYYHFNLCFENTSCFNYMTEKIWDSIENYCLPIYYSKNTNAYEIFPKNSFIDYADFQNPDELFQFIKSISKEEYILRINRCIKVYNDIYLKGKEYPIELRKQVLSAIIEKMNKIVKS
- a CDS encoding polysaccharide pyruvyl transferase family protein, which produces MAKIRLFWWNEIIIQNKTKENYGDLLGKYLVEKISGKQVEFAWPKKWNYKDWYSPIYFTIGSILANVNEKCIVWGSGIISKDYKVKDAKFLAVRGPETFKFLREAGYQVPEIFGDPALLLPDYFNPKVEKKYRFGIIPHYNDYKQVENWFNDLEDVVVINLMTNDVERTTIEILECENIISSSLHGIIVSHAYNIPAVWQKFSENVFGDDIKYLDYMESVNISFYKSIAKTEPFTYEEIENIFKIYPVLPESRIIKDLKNDLMSVCPF
- a CDS encoding IS3 family transposase produces the protein MNIIPITRLKEPDECIPGLPSKGYKINKKRIERLYSRIMGLRAIMPGKHTSRRNKEHKVYPYLLRNLTVDRPNQVWAIDITYIPMRKGFMYLVAIIDLHNRFVLNWSISNSMDAHWCKETVEEAIRLHGKPEILNTDQGSQFTSEIFTHSVLSENIRLSMDGKGRAIDNVFIERLWRSVKYENIYLNPPESGVGLYRQLSNYFDFYNHQRRHQGIENEIPYNRYLKQERKAA